The genomic region ATCCTCAACGTTCCACATCTGATTGCAGACGCTTGAGGTATCACCGCATTAGAGATGGTATGTCTACCTCCTTCCCCTAATCAAGTACTCTTTTGATTCAAAATAGCCCGGCACTCCGCCTCTGATTGCTCCATCTGacatcttcaattcttctcttCCTAGTTCTTACTCTACTGGCATGTTCTTCAAAGCTTCATTGGATCCATgcgcaaaaacaaaacaaaaagctTCATTGGATCCAGGGATTAGAAGGGGAGACGGGGAATGAGTGTTGTAGCCTTGCAGATGTGGGAAGCTACATCGACAATTCGACATCAAGCCATATGCCTATATTCAGGTGCTTTTCTCCTTGTATTGACTGTTTTTCTGTAATTTTTTGGTGATATGTCTTTTGAAAAATGTTTATCAGTGAGAAAAGAAAGTGAAAGAAAAACAATATATTATTGCTACTTTATGCATTGAGAAAGAAAATTTGGATGAAATAAATACTGATGTGGTTGTTGACGACTTTTCTTCCAGAAGTGCTAGGAGAAATAACAAGATCTGCATGTGTTTTTTTTCACCTCCCTTGCGGTTTTAGTTCAAAGTCCATCACTCTATGCTTGTATTTACTAAATTGCTTTGGACATACAATATATTCTAAATTTTTATCTGTATACAAGGGCCCCATTTTGTCGTCCCGCCCCAGGGCCCCGAATATGTATGGACCGGCCCTGATCTCGGGTGACAAAGGAACATGAATGCTACCAAAATAAAAGGAACATGAATGAGGAATAATTCTTCTTCAATGGCATATAAATAAATAGGCACGGTAAAAAAAAGATGCAACCCaagaaaaaaagttaaaaaaaatccCATCTATCCATCCATTCATGCACATGCACGCACCATCATCTCTGCCGCACACTGCCCAAAGAGGGCCATCGGTTCTGGCTCTGCCCCTTTCATCGTCGTCTGAGGCACGTCCCCTTTCCGTGAAACGAAATGACTTTTGACCACTCGGGGGATCTCTCGCTAAAACCCACGGCGAGAATCAGGGGCGGTGAGACCCACCGTGAGTGAGTGCCTCACTCCCTCCTCGCTCCAGTGGTAACTGAAGCTTATAAACCTCACCCGGGCGACACCCTGCGGAGAGCAGAGAGAGGGGTTAGGTGAGAGAAGCAGAGCCTTTTTGTTGGGCATGGTGGGGAACAGGCGGCGGGAGCTGCAGGAGAGGGACAGGAGGCGGCGGGAGCTGCAGGACAGCGCGCGGCGGGAGGAGCTCGGGCGGGAgagcagggaggcggcggcggcggccgccatgGCGGCGGCGGGCAAGGAGAGGGCCagggagaaggggaaggggaaggagcGGGAGAATGGCGGAGAGGGCGGCAAGTTCGGCCAGCAATTCGCCAGGGTGTTCCTGCCGCAGCTCTACGGGGAGAGATTGGTGAGCTCTTCTTGAAATCCTTGATTGATTTAGTGCTCGGCGAGCGTGCTGCTTGATTCTTTGATCGACCCAAATCGCTATCCATCTGATGTTGTTAGTGAGCCCATTTTTGGTAAATTTCAGAAAAATAAAACACAGAGAGACAGAGAGTTGTATCTGATCTAAAAGGGGTGTCTTTGCCTTTTATAGTTTTAATTATTGTGCATCTGATGCCAAAGGTGGAATGGATGTTTACTTATTGTGTTTTGTGAATCTtgtgccatgttgttttgaaagaTTCTATGCTGGTTCTGCTTTTGGATGTGGGAATAGATAAAGTGTTCCCCTGGATTGATCCACTATTCCACTGTCTGGTGACAGGGGAATTTCCTCGGTGGATGTGCATTCTTGACCATGGATGACATTCTGCTTTCAACATTAGTAGTATTTTTTTTGCCAATCTTTCTTATTTCAGTTGTCCTTGATGGGGATGGAAGAGTTTACCACAGCATTGTCCATGCTTACACCTTACACTGCTTGTGTCAGGGCTGAGAATTGTACTGTGTTCCATTTAGCTGGTTAGAGTTATCGCTCTGCTTTGCCATGCTTGCAGAGATAATGCATAATTGATATTTTGTGTGAATAAATGATATTTTATCTATTGATCTTATTGCTGCCTTAATGCGTTTACAGCATCAACATATATGTGATTCCGCGCACTAGTAAGAGAGGAAGTAAAATAGAAACAAAGAGGTAACTAGTTGTTAAATTAACTCATTCTTCATTTCAACAATGCCCGAAGTCATAAGCATAAATCAGAAGTATTGGAGTCCATATAATTAAGAAGAGCTTGGTTTCTTCTTTCTTGTGAAATATCCTTTAATCCCATCACGAGGAGTACCTTCCAATTGTCTATTCACTAGGAACACAATTTTTGTGTTGACACCAGGTACTGGTGAAATGGTGATGTTTTCATCGCATCGCTCTATGGACAACCTTTTCCAAAGTAGAGGGATAAAATTTAGCATTAAAGCTCAGGACCGAAGTGCATTTTACCCTTTTCTGAACTCATTAGAAAGTTCATATATTTATTATACTGTTTGTGTAAATTATTGCTTGGTTTAACGGTAGGCAGCGTCTTGTATTAATATACTATGTGTAAGATGCATTATGCATTAATTTGTCGTCAGGTGCATGGGAAAAGTGCTATTCAGATGTTGTGGCAATGTGTGTTGTGAATACTCATTTTTCATATTTTAGACTGTTATTTCAGGCTTGTTTTAATGGCGTAGTACAATTGGGTGGCATCTAGTCTGTCACATGATACGGCATATAGTATTTTTTTATAGCTTTGTCTACGAGCTGTGATCATATTACACATTGTTAACAAGTACTTATGTGTTGCTATTGAAAAAATAATAAGTCCTTATTTAATGATACTATGTAGAAAATTCCACCATCATTCAACCAGTACCTTCAGGATCAGCCTACTGGAGTGGTTTCCCTAAAAGGTCAAAGTGGCAACACATGGCTTGCAGAGCTGGCTTCAGACAATGAAGGATTGTTCTTTGTGAAGGGATGGAAGGAATTTGTCAGAGACCATTCGATTGAGATGGGTCACTTCTTAACATTCCGTTATGATGGACGCTCACAATTCTCAGTGGTCATCTTTGATGGAATGTGCATTGAGAAGCCTTCAGCTTTTCATGCTAAGCCTCGCAAGAATCTGGTTGTTAAAATAGAAAGTGGTAAAGGGGACATGGACATCAATGCAGCTGATCCATCACAAGTATCGGCTGCCCCCTTGGAGGAGAGTAATGAAACCACAAGGAAGAGGGTTACAGAAATGGATGCAGATGGCTCTACATCGAAGAAGCGCTCTAGTATCTTGGAAAACGGTATGCCTGAAGCTTCGGCTGTTACATGTAAGGTGGCATCAACGAGCCTTAACGTGGACATGAATACAGCTGACCCACCAGAGGCAGTGGTTGTTCCCTTAGAAGAGAGCAACCAAACCACTAGGAAGAGGGTTAGAGAAATCGATGCAAATGGCTCTGCATTGGAGAAGTCCTTGAGGGTTAGAGAAATCGATGAAAATGACTCTGCATTGCACAAGTCCTCGAGGGTTAGAGAAATCGATGCAAATGACTCTGCTTTGCACAAGTCCTCGAGGGTTAGAGAAATCGATGCAAATGACTCTGCGTTGCAGAAGTCCTCGAGGGTTAGAGAAATCGATGCAAAAGACTCTGCATTGCAGAAGTCCTCGAGGGTTAGAGAAATCGATGCAAATGACTCTGCGTTGCAGAAGTCCTCGAGGGTTAGAGAAATCGATGCAAATGACTCTGCGTTGCAGAAGTCCTCAAGGGTTAGGGAAATCGATGCAAATGACTCTGCATTGCAGAAGTCCTGTATTGCCTCAAACAAGGATAAGAAAAGGTGTCCTGCAGCTTCAGTCGGTACTTACAAGTCAGCTTCAACAAGTCTTGACAGTACTGAAGGTAAACCTGTCTTCAGTTTTGAAAATGGTATATGATTCATTTTGACATAGTCAACATAGTAACATCTCTAGATGCATAGGCCGGTGAGGATCTATCGTCTGTTATCTAACAAAAGTAGCTAGTAACAATTGGCAGTCTAATTTTTTGAACTGTTGGGGCGACAAGCCAACAATGTGTAGTGTGCATATTTGCACAATAATTGCATAAAGGACTTGTGCCATTCGTACCATGTCTAGACTAGTACACTGCAGCTTACATTATTGGTTGCCATTCATCGTCATAATTCAGAAGGTCATCTGGTGTGTCAATACATGCAAGTATTTGTTAGAGAGACCATCTCTGAGCTCTAGGTTAGAGATGGCTAATATCATTTTCTACTAACACTAGGTGTGAAAAAATAATGTGTTGACTATTTGAAAGTGGTAAGGATACATATATTTCACTTACAAAAAATATATTTCACTTACAAACATGCTCTCCATATCACAGATTCTGATTCCTCAAGCAGCATGTTAGAACAAAGTATCTCTTGCATCAAGTCTGAATTGACATCACCCATTCGGCTCGGAGTGAGTAAGGATGTTGCTAGACGTGGTCAAAGTAAGTAGTCCGTCCCTAAAACTCTCCTGATATCATTAAGCTTGCTACAATTTGTGCTTACTAAGACATGCAATTATCATAAGTGTGTGATTTCTGTAAATAATTTGGTGATATTGCACTTGTCAGCTAGCGCGACGGGTAAGAGACTACTAAGAGTACTATCACAAAGGCCACTGATAACTGAAATACAGAAGGACAATGCTCTGCTAAGGGCAAAACAATTTAAATCCAAGAATCCTTTCGGTCTTCAGATAATGAAGGAGTCTTATGTATATGTGGGATTTTTCTTGGTAATGTTACCTTCTCCACATATGTCACTACTTCTATCGAATTAAAGACTATCTCTTCTTTGTTAGATTTCTAGAACCATTTCTTTTTGTATGGGCACGAAGAGCACTGTGTCGTTTGGTTGGCTAGCTGTGTGAAACCACCAAGAGTTATTCATGGATGATCTTATTCTTTTGGGCATGAACAGGATGCTTTAGTGCAAATTTTGAATTACCACTCATTtaattttctatttattttatctcaGTTAGAGAATTTTCTTGATGACTTTGCTCAGTGAATTCATTGATTTCAAGTTTTCAACATCTGTCTCTGCATCTGTACTTAGGAGATAAATTTCTGCTGATCTTTGTCGACAAAATTGTCAAGTTGTGTGAATGACGTGATAACTCGAGTGATGGAGTATATGGTTGTCAATCCAAATTATACATGTGAAGAGACTAGAAAAACATATTGTTGCAAAACTTTGACAAAGATATAACTTGAAATAAAAATCCCGCCAAATTAATAACCCGAAATTTGGGCTGACCTAGTTTAGGACACAGTAGGGAAACAGTTATATTTCAGGTCTTTTTTTTACCACTGAATGAATAGCGCCAaaaggcctgaaataaatccaggaaatatGTGAGCACCCGTGCCAAGTCTAGGAGTTGAACCTGAGTGGACTGGTTCGCAATTATATTTCAGAGTCTAGACAGTAGTCGTGTCGTATACCTCTGTATTTGATCATTGCCTtatttgtgctgttattcctttcCTGAATCACTTCCTTGTATTGCAGAATCTACCCTGTGAATTTGTAAGGGAGTGTCTTCCCCGTGCCCACAGGAAGTTAAAGCTCTGGAATCCACAAGGAAAGTCTTGGGATGTTAACTATGTCTACTACAGCGAACGCTGTGGTGGCGGTTTGAGTGGTGGCTGGGGCAAGTTTTCTCTAGACAATAATCTGGAGAAGTTCGACGTGTGCGTCTTCGAGCTCTTCTCGAAGGACAACATAAAAGTACACATCTACAGAGTCGTCCCAGAAATAACCCCATTCCTCCCTGGTCCTGGCAAGAAATAACAGTCATGTGCACATGTTGAGGCAGTGTTCTCTTTCATTATCTAAAAAGTATATGTGGAGCTCTAGAAGGTTGCAGAGGCAGTGGGGTTCCCTCCTTTTCGAAGAAAAATGGTGCTAGAAGGCAATAAGAACACAATATTCAATTATTGGTGACATTAAAAAAAATTGACTCTCTAATAAACGTAGCTATGTTCTTATTGGATTGTGGAGTAAATCGGTTAGCCCCAGTCGTATCTGTTCGAGAATAACCGTGTAGCGTTGCTGCCATTTGTAGTTCTGCATTATTTGAACAGAGTGTGTTATTTCTACTAGGTTTTATTGAGGCCCTTCAGTTTGCAGTTATAACTTTAAAACTTGTTGATGTATGTCGTTGCATTTTTGCGTCGATTATCGTCGAATAATATCTGCCTGGGCAGAAAACCCCACATGGGCTGATAATGATATGTGCTTCACTGCTTGTGCATCTCTGGCCAGCCTTGCCTTGTCTGGTGGTTGCAAACACGTGGCTCTAGTGTGCAGCTGAAGGCTTGGGTGATGAAAGGAGATGATCGGTTGCTAACTGCGATATGTTTTGGCTATGAACTTGGCCTGTTCCTGGGAAAACTGTTGCCAGATACTTTCTTGTGATCTGCTTGCTCAACCACTGTTACTTTTCTAGCTGTGGACCTGTGAGGCTGATTACAGCATGCCATTCCAGTTCTAGTGTGTAGAACACAGCCTTCACCCAGATCATTTTAGTATGAGGAGCTCAtttgtgtgtgcatgtgtggtGGTGTGAGTTGAACCAAGAGAGAAGGTCATGTTGTGATCTGACAATGGTTCATTTCTGTGTCTGTGTGTGAAGGATAGCCAACAAACAATGGCATATTGGTGTGGCACCAAACCTGACAGCGTATACAGTTCACAACCTGTCCATGTTGCTGGGAACCAACCGGCTGGTTGCTTCACTTGGTCGGTTACAGTCACAGACAACCAACACTGCATGAGTAGGCCAGATCGTGACCGAACATGTGTCGGCACCTCGCGTGGCCCAGAAAAGTCTCACTTGTAAGGTCTTGATCAAAGTGACTTTCTAAGGGAGTTATGTACTATGATTGACTTCTTTGTACTCCAGTAGTGTACTATAGTAGGAGTATTAGTAAAGTAACACCAGCAGGTTAATGTTACTTGATCAGGACAATAGGTAGCATCTGAAGATGTTAGGTGGGGTTATTGTGATTAGGCCAGCAGCATGCAGAGCAAGATCATTAGGGCATCATCAGGCATGGGATCAATAATAAGATCCCTAATTGGCAGAATGGTGACCCTGATGTGAGAGGGAGTGTGCTGTTGCAGTGTGTTGTTAAGTGCGACATTTATGAAGCTGGAGACTTTGGGAGGCGTCTGGTTTTCTGCTTCACGTGCTGTGTGGAGATGTTGGTGACGGTGCCGCAATTGAATGGCTCCTTGATTTAGGTAGGTTCCTGATGGCGATGCACCTGCATCTACGAGGTTGGTGACAGACAACCTTTGCCATGCTCATCCCATCCCAATGCCAACAACACAATTGCCAACACAACTTGCTTCAGTCACAAAGAAAGATTAGATTAACCGAAGAGCAATGTCCAAGGAATTGTGATCTCAGTCATCCTAGTGCTGTTGATAAACATGTAATGCACTTGATCCAAAGCCAAAATTTAGATGATTCTGACGGAAAAACTATTGTTTGTAGTTGGGAATATACTGATGCCAAGAAGAACAAGTTGATCAAAACAAgagaaagatgatgaagaggaaTACACTCTTCAGCCAAAAAGAAGTCTTGTGAGAAAAAGCAAAATTACACATGTAGAGTATATGATATACGTAGTATCAACTATGCACACACTACTGAGTAGTGACTGATGCACCGCACCAATAATTTCTGCATTGACTTCTGGAGCTCATCTGGTGTGATCAGATTGACGCGGTTCTTCCGCTCCTGGATTTCTTGACCAGGAAGAGCTTCTTGAGCAGCCTGAACATCAGCAGCAGGCTCCACCTCCGGCGCCGGACCACCATGTGCCTGCCACTGCCACTACGCTTCCTCGCCTCGACCACACCGCCGTcgtcgccctcgccgtcgccgtcgctgtaGAACCACTCGGCCTccttcatcatcgtcatcgccATCAGCCCGCCCCCCTTGCTCACGGGGCTGAGAGGGCACACCGGCGGCGCGCGCGCGAGCTCTTCGTTGAAGTCCTCCCACAGCATGTCCATCCTCTCGTCGCGGCCCCTCGGCGagccgctgctgccgtcgtcctcctcctccgcgaCGGCGGCGACGAACCACGGCGGAGGGAACGGCGCGAGCTTGCACTGCCCGCCCGGGACAGTGGGGAAAGTGAACTCATCCATGGTCGAGCTCGCTAGCTAGCTGCTTTCTTGCTTGCTTGCAAAGTTGCAAATCCCTATGGTGTAGTGGCTAGCGTGTATGTATCTGTCGACCGCTCGATTCATTTATATATGGAGGTGTAGTCTGGTACTATGAGGTACGTGTACGATCGCGAGCGGTAGTGGTAATGGAGGTTCCATCAATTTCACCTTCATGGACGGTGGAACATCCTCATCTTGCAGTACTAAACTGAACTGTGCCGGGAAAAGGCATGGTGCATAGGAGAAGTGCATGAATGAATCCGGGTACATATGAACCCATTTTAAAAAACACATTTCTAAATGctaaaaaaatctggaaaaaaaattGCACGCGTACGTCTTCATGTTCTATGTGCGTGCATAAAGTTTCATGGAAAAATAACTTTTTGTGTGGCCTGTACAAAAAAGGCAAAAAATTATGTCGTGAAACACTATTTAGAAGcactgaaatttgtcttttttgcgaaGGCAAAACAAAAAGACATTTTTTCATAAAACTTTGTGCCGCGTACACACGTTTGCGAACATGTATGCGtgatattttcttttgatttctttAACATTTAAAAACGTGCTTAAAATGCATTTTATGAAAAGTGGGTGCATATGCCCATGGGTTCAGATGGTGCCCTCTCTGGTGCATAGGTGCTATCTGCTGTGGTTGGCCAGAGCTAAGCTTCAAGAGATGGACGGCTAAGCAAGTGATGATGCGGTGATGATGTGCCAGGTACGGGTAACTTGCTT from Triticum aestivum cultivar Chinese Spring chromosome 4A, IWGSC CS RefSeq v2.1, whole genome shotgun sequence harbors:
- the LOC123082171 gene encoding uncharacterized protein → MDEFTFPTVPGGQCKLAPFPPPWFVAAVAEEEDDGSSGSPRGRDERMDMLWEDFNEELARAPPVCPLSPVSKGGGLMAMTMMKEAEWFYSDGDGEGDDGGVVEARKRSGSGRHMVVRRRRWSLLLMFRLLKKLFLVKKSRSGRTASI
- the LOC123086643 gene encoding B3 domain-containing protein Os11g0197600 yields the protein MVGNRRRELQERDRRRRELQDSARREELGRESREAAAAAAMAAAGKERAREKGKGKERENGGEGGKFGQQFARVFLPQLYGERLKIPPSFNQYLQDQPTGVVSLKGQSGNTWLAELASDNEGLFFVKGWKEFVRDHSIEMGHFLTFRYDGRSQFSVVIFDGMCIEKPSAFHAKPRKNLVVKIESGKGDMDINAADPSQVSAAPLEESNETTRKRVTEMDADGSTSKKRSSILENGMPEASAVTCKVASTSLNVDMNTADPPEAVVVPLEESNQTTRKRVREIDANGSALEKSLRVREIDENDSALHKSSRVREIDANDSALHKSSRVREIDANDSALQKSSRVREIDAKDSALQKSSRVREIDANDSALQKSSRVREIDANDSALQKSSRVREIDANDSALQKSCIASNKDKKRCPAASVGTYKSASTSLDSTEDSDSSSSMLEQSISCIKSELTSPIRLGVSKDVARRGQTSATGKRLLRVLSQRPLITEIQKDNALLRAKQFKSKNPFGLQIMKESYVYVGFFLNLPCEFVRECLPRAHRKLKLWNPQGKSWDVNYVYYSERCGGGLSGGWGKFSLDNNLEKFDVCVFELFSKDNIKVHIYRVVPEITPFLPGPGKK